The following DNA comes from Salvia splendens isolate huo1 chromosome 17, SspV2, whole genome shotgun sequence.
tccacccgCTAACccggcaaaagctttgaaatcggacatttttgtcaaacactGCAAGagggtcccggtggtgattccaagtcctcacgatccgaactctcaagaagagacttcggagtttcatgtttactgcaactattgcgataaagtgtacaaatggtccgccggtggtgtatatggcaccctccgtcgccatttggtgacaaagcatccggtagaatgcggcactacctctacccaaagccaactaaacttccaacccgccggctcgggttcgtcaggtacgcctctatttaaatatgagaaaaagaattttgatgatacaatgactagatgggcggctatgaagcatttgccctttaatgtttttgatgacaaAAGTTTTGAAGTTattatgcaaagtggtttgaatgtagcaatcaaaagaagaggtagaatgaccgtgcaacgatctaccgttcgacaatgcttggagaaaaaggtagaattatcacgttatttagttaacttgggccacagggtgaacatttgctcagatgtttggacggattgttttaaccgtcattcatacatgggtattacggttcactttgtggacaatagttggactttgaacaagcgtttaattagttttagagaatttgaaactccacacactgcacctgaaattgcttctttgattatacaagtgttgaatgagtttcagtCATGCagcaagatattttctattggttttgataatgcaactgccaacaccgTAAGTATCGCCGATTTGATTGCTGCTTGTACACCgataattggaggtaagtatattcatcaaagatgcatttgccatattttaaatttatgtgtacaggatgcgcttgaattatggcaaaagcatgtttctcctattagaaatgcagttagattaatccatcaaaagccacctattggcaaagcatggaagaaatattgccatcaaaagaatgtcaggtacacgaattttactatggatgtgtctcatagatggaattcgacatatgattgtctgaattctactttgacacataaagatgctttatgtgatttttatagaactaatccctaccgtgatttatatctttcgcatagttgttgggataacagtttggctttatttaaattgttcaaatattttaaaaatgctactgttgaattgtcgggtgtttattattgcactgctgttcgtgttttggagcattgcatgtacatatcccttggttttaaaactgcaatgaaaaatgcttcctcttctcccgagttaatgtgcgttttgtattatatgattgaaaaatggctcaagtatttcagtgagattcctaacgtgtttttgattgcaaaggtattggatccaaaatggaaattaacaggtacctctagaattttagatttttattataacaatttgagttcaattgatcttggtccccttcaagcaatccaatccgataccagtgacgaatttggagtcgacctctcagaaacctttcaaataaacctcccgtaccggtcagttgtgcaacaaaacctcgagtttaacttgcgctctctctacaccgaatatgaaaccaagtataacaccactcaccaagtcagaagaccccctcctccacaacataactatggctttgcatttcaagccgattatgatgaccccgacgcgcaatcccaactagccgacctatacaactacagcaccggcggaaggtcctcaggtatggtcagtgaattagatttatattttgattcactcttttcctttggtgatgaaggtcctactcctcccgcccaaatcaacgtcctcgattggtggggaacccacgagaaagattttcccatccttgcttcaatggccaaggagattttttctgttccggcttccaccgtaGCCGTctagtccgcttttagtgttggctcacgcgtgttggatgaatcaagaagtaagctctcgatgaaaaatatggaagccgtgatgttacttgatgattgggccaaagctgacgtcagagaacaagaaaatgattgggatgatcgtcaagagggatcacaagatgaattcaccggggatgaagcttaggccaaccgtcaaccgccgccggccaagccaaataggtaagtaaggtaagagaactacgtggactttgattccctaatgtaaatgagcaattgggatacgtaggcacctcaacttaaattttaaatttaagttgagctcaagtcctttttcttttatttcttttttttcccattaattcatactttaaaaatatgcaaatacaattacataattgtatttgtatatactctagtcgatgaagtatatttctctatacggctaaatgagggaaacttttgacaattctactataattgttgattgttagatgaaactcaacatttaaagttgaattgctaaaggtgtccttaatttagttatgtagaaagatcttcttcgccggttaagagtatatatataatacacttatacgtttaagaacttcaacgtcgttcttgtcatttgtaattagttgttgactagtagtctcatttgtatttaaattttgtttaagacttcaagaccggcatatgtttcgatttgtaattgttgtaacttgtacacatgcaatttcaataaaattgaaactttagtcgtattttttttcaattttatttactcacatttcatacataaacaactttgaaagtgtaatgtaatttgattaaaaatgaatagttgaaaaatgcaaaaaaaaaaaaagtcgacgaaccgtcgaaccggcccggaaccggcggttttgaaccgccgcgtaaaccgccggttttttgaacctgaaccggaaccgccgggagctaggctggccggttcaggttcaagcatttcctgaaccttgaaccgccggttcatgaacctgaaccggcggttcgtgacccttgtgcatgcctaatcATACTCCTCTACATTGTTTCtcatatcaattcaactactaTATGAAGATTGGATATGTTAAATGTACTATCTAGTTAGTACTATTCCATGCCAGTTTAGCTCGAATCTGATGGGTTGATCCGAATAACTCGTCAAAATTAGATGGTTAGGACTATAAAATTGTAGTCTTATAAGAAATCGGGCTAAATGAGCCATCCCGTTTAGGTTGGCGGGTTAGTCGGGCTAGCAACCCAAATAGGGTCGGCCCGAAACCCGCTGGGCTGGCCCAATTggttagtagtattatttaaagaagaagaatcttatgaaattaattaaattaacatGGAAATGGTGCATGGAGACAAAACATTAGCCGTGGCTAAAGATGGGCGAGATATCGTTGTAAGTGATCGCGCGGAAGCCATTagcattttcttattttattgtgACAATGGTCATTGATTTTCGGACAAGATTAAAGGAAAAGGTTAGTTTTTTTGAATCCAATAATTATGTATTGTTTCTTTTGTTGCATTTTGACACCATACTTTCATTTCTTCCATGTGTCTACTaactatatttaatttatgtaaatatttttagtacTAGTCTACATGAAGAATTCAAATACTCACAACATGAATGTAAAGTATGAGGCGTACTCATTAATGGATCGTTTGTAGGAGGATCGTTTGAAGCAGTTGTAGATTCATCGGAATTAATCTGTATAGCGATGAAATTCTTGGTAGAGTTACTCAAAAATGACCATAATTTATTGTGCAAAGTAAACGAGGACACTCATAGCATATTTCATGTTGCGGCTTGACATATGCATATATATCATAAttctcaaaattaattaaaatcaaaattacagTAAAATTACAAAGTAAATCCTAACAGAGACATTGCGTCTCAAATCACTactcataataaaaacaaaagtaatTTCAAGTCTATCAATTAGGCCCTCAAAATCGGAGTAAATTGGAACTTATAAGTAATTGAGTCTATTATTTTAAAGGAAAAACTCCAGGAAAATTCAAAAGAATTAATAGGAAAAAGATGCATTAATGTAGGACTCAGTAAACTAATTTGAGAAAAAAAGCAATTGGTATAGATATACTATTAAAACTATAAAAGCTTGACTACATCAATTCAGTTAATTATCAGTCAtggattttacaaattttatactaatgtgaaattcacttaatttaattattaaatttggaTAAGCTTGACTACTATATCAATTCACTTAATTATCAGTCATggattttagaaatttaataCTAATGTGTAAAATTAACTTAATTTAAGTATTAAGTTTTGATAATTATTTAAgtcaatataattatattacatATGTCATCCACATTGTTGACCAAATAACTTTCACAATCACTATAAAACGAGGTCGACGTTATTCATTTCCTATCATCACAAAATACATTAGCAAAATGTCTCGTGCATATTCagtcttatttctttttggattttttattttacttgtcACTCCATCTCTTGCTCGTGGATTAGATGAAGAAGACACGTCGTCATTCAAAtatgatttaaataaaattgacgAGGATGAGAATTTGTGGAGACATGTAAACCCCCACATCCACTTTGCTCCCTCTCCTCACGGTCGCCGCCACCATCCCATCGCCTATCGTGCTCAGGCTCCTCATCACACCCACCACTCTCCTCCTCCACACCGTCACCATCCCATTAGCCATCATGCTCCTCCACCACACCATCACGGCGCTCATCGTGCTCTAGCTCCTCACATCCACCATGCTCTTCCTCCACACCACCACCATCCCGGCTGCCATCATGCTCCTACTCCACACCATCACCGTGGCCATCGTGCTCCATCTCCTCACATCCACCATGCTCCTCCACCACATAAACATACtgataattaaataaacaaaatatgataAGAACACACATTTTAAGTCATTTTCGGTCGTATAACTCCAAAGTGAATCCATTCTTTGGAGATACATATATTACTAtctttagtttttgtttttatactATATGAGTTACTCAATTATCCTTACTCATGTCTATgaatcaattttctatcatgggtaattaattttattaatatgatTGTATTggtttatattaatattatatatattaattttttattgttatacTATATGAGTTACTCTATTAtccttatttataatataatgagTGTTACTGGTGCATGTCTATGAATCAGTTTTCTATATATTCGTTCTGGTAATTATATATTACCGGCATTTTAACCGCGATAATTTTCGGAAACTCTCTAATTCTCAATATTTGTGGCTATTCAACCATTCTCTTCGTATTTCATATTTTCGTTATATTTGTACAAGTACAATAGGAAAATAAACTAATCTACCACGATCAACTTCATGGGTTTACAATTATAAAGAAAAACCGACAAATTGGTCCATCGTCCATTAAATAATATTCACATTTGTCATTCCGGTCCGTCCACAAATATTATGAAATAAtatcacatttactttttactatttttggtaagtggacttcacattctactaatttattacgctcacattatattataaatgagacttacattccactaacttttttttaccCACTTTCCTTTACAATAAATCAACACCAAGTTGGGGTTTCTGGAGTATGGGGCCGCATGTGGTGGAACCATTCACTATAAAAAGTTTACCCAAACACAGTTTAAGTCCGGCGCATTTGTCCTAGTGGCAATGAGCTTAGACATCTTTGAcagaggtctcgagttcgaccCATCTCAGCAACAAAAATTTCCACTATGTTCAGAGGAGGGGAGTCTTGACTCGTCAATAGTTAGTGGAACTGAGTTTCCTCCAAAAAATTTCCTCATACGCGTAGGGGCAAGCGGTAACCAATTCATATGTCCAGGTCGGAGGGGGTTTTCTGGAGTATGGGGCCACATGCGGTGGAACTAGTCACTATAAAAAGTTTACCCAAACACAGTTTTGTCCGGAGCCTTTGTCCTAGTGGCAATAAGCTTAGACATCTTTGAcagaggtctcgagttcgaccCCTCTCAGCAACAAAAATTTCCACTATATTCAGAGGAGGAGAGTCTTGACTCTCTCAGTCAATTGTTAGTGGAACTGAGTTTCGTCCAAAAAATTCGTCATACCCATAGGGGCAAGCGGTAACCAATCCGTAAGTCCAGGCCGGAGGGGGTTTCTAGAGTATGGGTCGCATGCGGTGGAATCAGTCACTATAAAAAGTTTACCCAAACACAGTTTTGTCCGGAGCCTTCGTCCTAGTGGCAATGAGCTTAGACATCTTTGACACATACCTCGAGTTCGACCCCTCTCAACAACAAAATTTTCCACTATGTTCAGAGGAGGGGAGTCTTGACTCTCTCAGTCAATTGTTAGTGGAACGGAGTTTCCTCCAAAAAAATTCCTCATACGCGTAGGGGCAAGCGGTAACCAATCCGTAGGTCCAGGCCGGAGGGGGGGTCCTGGAGTATGGGGCCGCATGCGGGGGAATCAGTCACTATAAAAAGTTTACCCAAACCCAGTTTcgcccgcaggggcgtagcgcagttggcaacggaggggcagatcttgctgcaatgagcctgggtTCAAATCCCACTgatgtcgtgtagttgcttccatctctcaggcacaaatGTGAGGCCTTGGAAGATGAGGTTCTGGAAGCAAGGGGATTAAGGCCTCCACTTTAACGGGCTACTGTGTGCCCTGATTGAACctcctcacatgatgtcgggcctGAGTGTGGGGGTcgccaaggcgacggaatcgccttttttGTTGCGATCAACACCAAGTCAAAGTGAGATTTAAATCCGTACATCTAAAACATCAAAACGTGTACAATgtcataaaacaaataatggAAATGAACTATTGCATGAAATGAACAATACACCCGAAATCTTTGAACATCCAAACAACAAATCCCTTTGTATTCCTCCAACCTTAGCACTTTTATTTCTACAATCTCAACAATTTGGTCTACAATAACCAAATTAATAAGAGCTGATTTTATATTACACATATTGAAAACAAATGCTATCTCTGCCCCGCATTAActgtcacatttacttttctgcactcatttgaAAACAAATGCGTATATTTCTATACGCAAAGGGGGCGATCTATTTTCGACTCGACTCTAAGGGATGTTTAGGTTGTCCAGACGGTCAGGAGGGGGCGGCCGCGCCCTCCTGCTCCCCTCCCCCCATGATCCGCCACTTGGCACCTTAGAGTGCAACTTGTTGTGGGACCGGAACAACCAAGTACAGCTATAAGTACAACGCAGTATAGTCATCAAGAGACGATACTTCAACACCACAAACATTAACGGCACACACCCGAAGAAAGCCAAGAGCAACGTCGTCGCCACCCACCCGCGCTCGAAAAACAGCAAGCACGAGCAGAACAACGCCATCATCGCCACAATGGAGAAGAAGAGCGTCGACACGCCCACCACCATCCAAATCGGCAGTGCTTTAAGAAAGTCCTCGTCAGAGTAGCGGGACGTGAGGATGGAGAGGAACATGAGCATCGAGGTGAGAGAGGAGAGCGTCGCCACCGCCTCCGACAGAGGGAAGATCACGAACATCCTCTCGTTCTTGAGGATTGGGATGCCGCTGTTGTTGTATCCGCCGGGGACCGTGAAAGCCGTTGTGAACACCACGGTCGCTATCAGCATCGTCACCATCATGCATGATTTCGCGGTTTGCTTCATGAATTTCTCCCCTTCCGCTCGTATGCCTTTGTGCTCGGCCACGAATAATTCGTGAGGCGTTTGCCCTTTCTTGTTCTTCTTGTGTCTGGATGCGGGACGTACGAGCTTCTCGACCTCCTGAGAAGTTTTAcatgttatttttcttttaacaccgatgtgggacagttatatgttatttttctagtttcaattgccaacaccttGAACCACATAACTTCCCGTTGCATCTGCCAAGCTGCCCCGGGGATAGTGTCAAGCTGATTTTGAGGTGCCAATTTTCCCGCCAAGTGCAGTATGTTGTTACCATCATTGTCTACATATGTTGCTAGCAAATCTTTGGTACCGCCCAACTCATACATCAAGTTGAACACTTTTACGTAGCGACGCAAAACTGCAACATGAAATATGCTATGGCGGTCCATATTTACTTTGTATAGTAAATTATGGTCGTTATTGAATAGCTCCACTAAGAAGTCGTCGTTTCCTGATTCCGCCgctataaaaaataattccGATGAATCTACCACTCTAACTCTTGTTGTTTCATTATTTTCCGACTCAGTATCTGTTGTTGACCCAGTAGAAGCTATTGTTTCCGCATGTGTTGACTCAGTAGCTTCTACTGTTACATTATTTATTGACTCAGTAGGAATGGCTACTTCAGTACGTGCTGACTCAGCATGAGCTGCTGCTTCAGCACGTACTGAATCAGTAACTCCGGCTCCTTCAGTA
Coding sequences within:
- the LOC121774031 gene encoding uncharacterized protein LOC121774031, whose product is MGIFFSKHETDLNQNGYSSPCRERGQRSDMALHRAALKGDWKAARELLIGNEDLIRTAITEGGEIALHIAAVEGHEYFVQNLLLNMEEEDVKTRNKKGCTALCFAAAAGHVQIAKLMLEKYPNLANIKGDNGVWPLYMAVLQGFGEMAYVLYPESNIGSWTPLEKANLLTSAIDSELYDVAEKLVREDKTLAVTSDINGVTPLQVLARNPLALSCDKSQGFWDKIITNVRSYAKMSKTDDMNVKRDASKLFACLWDAIESYERDDIEAAIHTEGAGVTDSVRAEAAAHAESARTEVAIPTESINNVTVEATESTHAETIASTGSTTDTESENNETTRVRVVDSSELFFIAAESGNDDFLVELFNNDHNLLYKVNMDRHSIFHVAVLRRYVKVFNLMYELGGTKDLLATYVDNDGNNILHLAGKLAPQNQLDTIPGAAWQMQREVMWFKEVEKLVRPASRHKKNKKGQTPHELFVAEHKGIRAEGEKFMKQTAKSCMMVTMLIATVVFTTAFTVPGGYNNSGIPILKNERMFVIFPLSEAVATLSSLTSMLMFLSILTSRYSDEDFLKALPIWMVVGVSTLFFSIVAMMALFCSCLLFFERGWVATTLLLAFFGCVPLMFVVLKYRLLMTILRCTYSCTWLFRSHNKLHSKVPSGGSWGEGSRRARPPPPDRLDNLNIP